The following nucleotide sequence is from Pseudonocardia sp. C8.
GGGGCCGGCCGGGGTTGCTGCGGACGGGCCCGGCGCGACCGCCGCGGACGGGCCCGCCGGGGTTGCCGCGGCCGGCGCGGTGGGGCCCGCGGAGGCGGCCGAGGTGCGCACCGAGGTGCCCGGCCCCGCCCCGGGTGACGCCTCCCCCGACAGCCCGGCACCCGTCGACGCCTCCGGAGCCGGCGGCAGCCGCCGGAGCGCCGACACCAGCGGCGGGACCACCGGTGCGCCGGGGTCCGGGCCGGTCGGCGGGCTCGTCCCGCTCGCGCCGCCGCCGGTCCGGTTGCTGGCCCGGGAGCTCGGCGTCGACCTGCAGACCGTGACCGGGACCGGGGGGGACGGCCGGATCACCCGGGAGGACGTCCGGGCGGCGGCCGAGAGCGCGGCCGGGGCCGCGGGCACGCCGGCCCCCGCTGCGGGGTCCGTGGCATCGCCGAGTGCCGGTGGTGTGCCGGCGGGCGGCGCCGCCGGTGTTGCTGCCGCCGCAGGTGCTGCCGGTGCTGCGGGCGCGGCCGCGGGTCTCGCCGGTGGGGCCCCCGGGAGCAGCGCGGCGCCCGCCGCGGCCGCCGCGGGCCCGGCGACCGCCCGGCCGGCCGGGGACCGGCGGGAACCGATCCGCGGCGTCCGGAAGGCGACCGCGGCCGCCATGGTGTCCAGCGCGTTCACTGCACCGCACGTCACCGAGTTCCTCGACGTCGATGTCACCGCCACCATGGCGCTGCGGGACCGGCTGAAGGGTTCGCGGGAGTTCGCCGACGTCAAGCTGACCCCGCTCGCGTTCGTCGCGAAGGCGGTCTGCCTCGCCGCGGCCCGCACGCCCGCGGTGAACGCCAGCTGGGACGAACGGGCCGGCGAGATCGTCTACTACGAGCACGTGCAGCTCGGGATCGCCGCCGCCACCCCCCGCGGCCTGGTCGTCCCCAAGATCCGCGACGCCGACCGGCTCGGCCTGCACGAGCTGGCGGTCGCACTGGGCGAGCTCACCGAGACCGCCCGGGCCGGCCGGACGGCGCCCGCGGACCTCGTCGGCGGGACGCTCACGATCACCAACGTCGGCGTGTTCGGGGTCGACAGCGGCACCCCGATCCTGAACCCGGGCGAGTCGGCGATCCTCGCCGTCGGCTCGATCAAACCGGCGCCGTGGGTGGTGGACGGCGAGCTGGCCGTCCGCACGGTCTGCCGGCTCGCCCTCTCGTTCGACCACCGGGTGGTCGACGGGGCCGAGGGCTCCCGGTTCCTGGCCGACGTGGGCGCACTGTTGGAGGATCCGGGGGTCGCCTTCACCTGGTGAACGGGTGGCCAGCTGGTCGGTTGCGGGGAATTCGGTCGATCCGGGAGCAGAACGGCGTGCTCGCGCGTTCTCCCCACATGCCGTTCGTGCTGCTCTACGTCGTGCTCGAGGTGGCGGCGATCGCCGCGCTGGTCGCGTGGATCGGGCTGGGCTGGACCCTGCTGGTCCTGCTCGCCGGTTCGGTCCTCGGCCTGCTGCTGGCCCGCAGCGAGGGGGCCCGCGCCGCCCGCGCGCTCGCCACCGCGATGCAGCGCGGCAGGCTCGCGCACGAGGAGGCGACCGACGGCCTGCTGATCGCGATCGGCGGTGTCCTGATCTTCCTGCCGGGGCTGATCTCGGACGTGC
It contains:
- a CDS encoding dihydrolipoamide acetyltransferase family protein; protein product: MRELFKLPDVGEGLTEAEIVAWRVGPGDTVAVNDVIVEIETAKAAVELPSPWAGTVGELLAEPGSTVEVGTPIIAIDTAGSGGGAAGEDGGAKIGEAGKDGRIATLVGYGPRQGPVKRRPRRGTAAGGGDAPAAHGATGPSGATGSPAGTGAEGPAGVAADGPGATAADGPAGVAAAGAVGPAEAAEVRTEVPGPAPGDASPDSPAPVDASGAGGSRRSADTSGGTTGAPGSGPVGGLVPLAPPPVRLLARELGVDLQTVTGTGGDGRITREDVRAAAESAAGAAGTPAPAAGSVASPSAGGVPAGGAAGVAAAAGAAGAAGAAAGLAGGAPGSSAAPAAAAAGPATARPAGDRREPIRGVRKATAAAMVSSAFTAPHVTEFLDVDVTATMALRDRLKGSREFADVKLTPLAFVAKAVCLAAARTPAVNASWDERAGEIVYYEHVQLGIAAATPRGLVVPKIRDADRLGLHELAVALGELTETARAGRTAPADLVGGTLTITNVGVFGVDSGTPILNPGESAILAVGSIKPAPWVVDGELAVRTVCRLALSFDHRVVDGAEGSRFLADVGALLEDPGVAFTW